From the Melospiza georgiana isolate bMelGeo1 chromosome 11, bMelGeo1.pri, whole genome shotgun sequence genome, the window TAGCAGCTCTGGGTGATCCTGCAGGTTCACTGATAAGGTTTAAACAAGAGGAAATTTGGGGAAGGGTTTACTTCTAAAGTGATGAATTTGCAAATTGTTCTCCAGTTGATCTAGTCCTCAAACTTCTTTCTTggtaaaaaatgaaattgtgaAAAGAAAGCTCTATAGTACAACTAAGAAGTGCTGGTGAGGAGGGAGGACTTACAGCAAGGCCACAGCAGTgatgctgctgtttctgcattCAGTGAGATATAAGCATTTGTCTGCAAAGGAAATCACAAACAGCAATATATGTTTAATTATATGGCTGCTGATAGACAGCTTCATCTGCCCAAAGGGTGATAATCTGTCACAGAGTAATCACTTAAATAGACAATAGTCTGGAGTTAAAGTGAGACTTCACCAGGACAGCTTAATTTTACAGAGGAGTAGGAGACAGTCCAGAGCCTCACTGGTGTGTGTTATTGTGGACAGTGGCTTAGGACTGCTCTAGGAGTGTGGATGGAAAATCTtagcttaaaaataatttttcagggGAGGGAGATAGttgtacaaaaatatttatcaagATGTATAAGGGAAATGTTAATCCATTGCCAGAAGTAGTATTTCTGGTTCTGAATAAACTCTCATAAGGTTTTGTTGAgaggagctctgctctctgtaTGAAAGAACCTCACACAGGAGACATTTCCACTTTCCTTGTTGAAACCTACCCTACTATTTGCACAGAGACAACTGTTTATTCAGGCAAGAAGGATCAATTTAACGATGCAAAATGTCTTAAGAACTTGATTTGATCATTCTTCAATTGCCTTTTCAGGCACAAGTCTAATCCTGCCCAGTTGCTAGTAGAAGCTCGAGTTCAGCCCACCTCATCCAAACATGTAAGTATGCAAACCATCCCGTCTGTTCCCTTGGCAGACACCTCTGACCCCCCTCCTGGGGGATTGCATTACTAATGGCATCCTCTGCCCAGTGTTAACCCTTTGCAAGCTCTGGTCTGACACTGATTCATTGCTGGGTTTACTTCTGAAATGAGAATGCATTCAAGAGGGCTCTAATATTTAAATAGCAGCTTTGCTCTTGGCTTGCAGGTAGTGTTCAAGAATTACTTTCTTCAAGAAAATTAGGATCATTTTTTGGCACAAGTGATGGCAGACAATGGAAGGAACAGAGTGCAGGGGCTTGGCTGCCTTTTCCAATTCTGTAAAGACACTGAAAGGAAGTTCTGGCTGCACAGAGCGAGCAGAGCTTGTCCATGTGTGTCTGGAACagattttttagaatttttttttgtcttttcttttaccttttttatcttttttatctATTTGCACTGCTCAGCTCAGGGATGCTTAAGCTGAATTTCCCAGTGAATTGTGTTGCTGCTGAGTCAGTCAGTGCTGATATTTGAACCAACAATTTGTTTTTTGTAGCCAGGGCTACACAGATCTTCAGATACTTCCCACCCCCTTTAAATAGAAACTTCCTGTTCCATGCTTATGGATTTCATTCACAGTGGGTGTCTTGGTACAGTGAAGAATTACCCTAGGAACACATTGCCATGTGTCAGATTATGGGTGATAAAATACTACATCTGGGAAGCATTCAGGGTTGTGGGGGAGAGGAGATCTTGAAAGTCTGGTTTGGCATCTGTGCTCTCTTGTAACTAGTAGATAGTGGAAAGGTTAAGCTGACAGAAGTGTAAGCTTCATGGGCTCAAATTATCTGCTTAAAgtccagaaaataaaatctttctgaTTTGACATACCTGCAAATTAGTCTGTGTAGTTCAAGATTTATCCAAGTCTTGTGTCAGCTGTCCCTTGATTATTCCCCCTGCAGGGGCTATTCCAACCTCCTTGGCAGGCAAGGTGAAGACCACAGCACATCATTTCAGTCAGGGTCCTGGGTTTGGACTGAACACTTTCCCAACTTTAATTTACAATTTTGCTCCAAGGAGGTAGGAAGTGGTATAGCAATCTTTTTCACCCAAAACAATGCTTGAGGCAAAACTActaaactgaaacaaaacattaCAAATATAAACATGACAAAACTAAGACAAAATGCATGCAAATAATCAATGCAGTGAAGAGCAGTGTAACTCTTCAGTCCTGTTGCCACTTCATCTTTTCATGAAATACCTgtaagaggagagagaaaagaaaccccagTCCCACTTGGactggttttaaaaagaaagagccCTCCATCTGGTGTTAATTTTGTGTTCTCTGCCATGGGCATCTGTGGCTAACCGTGGGATCCCTGAGCTTTGCCCTTTGTACAGCAGCCTGACTCTTCATTTGCAACAAATCCTATCTGTCTGCCCTAGGTTACCAGCTGCCCCCATGTAAGAGCAGGTCCTGCCTGCAGTCCCCCCCCCCCACAAGCAGCTCCAAGCAGTTGAGTTGCCTAAAGCTTCAATGAGTCAGGTAGTCCTTTAATCAGGGGGGTTTGTTCTCAGGCTCAGCATGGGAGAAGACTGAGAGGTTGCAAGACCCCTCTCATGTATCACTTGGAGGTGAGCTGCCTATTGCACACTCTTGGTCAGATTACCCAGTGCTGGAGTGGGGGTACAGATGGGTTCTCCCCTCCCCAAGGGCTCTGAACCTCCTGCCCAGTGGGCTGTGCTTTGGGTCAAAGACCTCTCTGCCATTTTGCATTGTGAAGGACACTCTGGGACCCAGGGTCCTTGTGTTTCATCCTCCAACAGCTTTATGCTGTCTCCCCCCAACAGTGAAATCCTCCACACATCATGTTTTAGTTTCCTTTGCATGCCTGCTGTATTTTTCTTGCAGCTGAGCCAGCTCAGTTGCAGAATAAGGCATTTGTTTAGTTGTTGCAGTGGGTGCTGCCTCCTCACACTCCATCTCATAAACAGCATCAGTCTTTATAAGAGGGCAGAGTTTAGGGAGAGGTTGGGGGTCTGGCTTTGCTGTATCAAGCTCCTCCCAAGGATCAAGGCAAGTGACATCATTGGCAGTAAGGTGCCCCTCTTAAGTGGGTCTGGAAAGCCTCAGAGGCTCCAGGCTCCAGTGGGTGGGATGTGAGCAGTGACCACCCCACACTCACAGAACTTGTACTGccccaccccaaacaaacacTTTAGATGTTTTGAGCTATTCATAATTTCTCCAGTCTGCTACAaactctgattttattttagggAGAAAGATGATATGGTTAAAAGGTTAACTTAAACTTGATTTGCTAGGCAATTCATGACAGTCTGTGTGCTAGAGCTCTGTGCTTCAGCTTGTAATGCAGAATGGTTCTGGGGACAGATGCTCCTAGTAAGTGTCTGCAGAGGGACTGACCCTGTAGGGAGAAGCTGTAGTGGTGAGCTCAGGAAGGCAGTTGCAAGGGTTTGAGGTAGCACATGAGCTTTTCAGGCTGAGCAGCTAATCCAGGTAATCAGTGCAATTACAGACTCAGTGAATCTTGTTCTGGTCTGGAAGTGAGACCACTTAGAACAAATTTGCATTACTTCCTCTTTGATGTGGCCATGCCATGAATCAAGCTCTGTCAGtcatggtgctgctgctccatgttTCCAGCACCAAGTCAGCCTGGAAACTGATGGCAGGCTGGCACCAGCTCCTCCACCAGTAGCAAAGTGGATGCAAAGATTATATGACTtctctgtgaaagaaaaaactgGAACATAAACTGCAGCTGACAGCTTTGTAGAACCTTGGCTTTGATGATGCTGGGCTAGACCTAGTTCTGCAGGTCCCAGGGGTGAGTGGAGATGTGTTGAAGGCTGGATCTGTTGTCTAGGGATCAGCTCTGCACTACATAGGGGGAAACCAGACTACTTTCAACTACTTTCAGTGGTTTGGTGAAGCAGTAGCAGTTCTGCCTGATTTGAAACAAACACTCTTAATCCTTTTCAGCTGAAGGGATGATGCCTGTTTTGCCAAATGTAGCATAGGCAGAAGATAGGAGATGGGAGGTGATAGTTTGTGAATTCCCTTTCCTCTCCATATAAACACTCCACAATTATGTCTTCCATTACCCTAAATTACTGTCTGGTAAAAGGGCACTGCTAAGTCTGTTTGCAGtgacagctgctctccagagccTGTGGAGATAGTCTGGCCCAGCTAACAGAGAATATCAGTAAATCCAGGGAAGGACTAGCACAATGACATGTTTCAAACAAGGTCTAGAGTAAGAAAAGTAAAGGGGGGTTCTGGGCAGCACTAGAGGAGAGGCAGACACTCTTCAGTGACTGTCAGCTTGTGCTCTGTGAGATGAGAGGTTCTTGGGAGGGACTGACTGTTTGGGGCAGTGCAGCACCACAGCACCCCAGCTGCTCATGAACCTGTTCTGGCCTGGACCTCCCTGGAGACCATTGTCACAGTGAGGGTGATGCAGGTGTGTGAGGATGAGCTGAAGATGCTCTGGGAGGTGTGGAtgctctccctgcactgctgctgtgtctctCCCCAGGCAATGGTACATTCCTCCCACCACTGCGCCGTGTGCATGCAGTTTGTCCGCAAGGAGAACCTGCTCTCCCTGGCCTGTCAGCACCAGTTCTGCcgcagctgctgggagcagcactgcacagtGCTCGTCAAGGACGGCGTTGGAGTCGGTGAGTTCAGGCTGGGTCTGCCCCACTGGCCATTCTGATGAGTCAAGAGCACGACTGTAACAAGTTAAAAACTGCAAATCTGTTGAAGAGAATTTGTATCTGTGATGATGTACTGTTGCAATGCCCCTGGAGTGCTTGTGGATGCAAACATCTGTTCCCTTTGTGTTGGGGAGAAGCCAGTAGTTGCCAGAGTTGCTTTGGGCTTTTCCAAGCCTGTCTTTCATGTTGGCATGGCAGTAACATGTAATTTTCTAATTTAAGTATCTGACCTTGTGAGTACTGGCTGAAGCACTCACTGGTCCTGGATGCACATGTGCCTTGTCATTTTTTGATGAAGACAGTTGGGCTTCAGCTTTTCAGCAGCCCTGGTTTGGTTCACAGTTGTATCCCTCTTGCCACAACAACAGATGGCACTGAGGAAACTGTGCTGAGTACTCTCTGTGCATTCACCCCTTAGTATGAGCTGCACTGTTCTAAGATGCTGCTTTCTCTTCTCAGGGGTGTCCTGCATGGCTCAGGACTGTCTACTCCGGACACCAGAAGACTTTGTGTTTCCATTGCTGCCTAGTGAAGAGCTGAAAGACAAATACAGGCGCTACCTCTTCAGGGACTATGTGGAGGTAGTagattttttcaattttaaaatactctGGGTGAAATCACCAATGACTTGCAGAAATTTTGTTTGAAGTGTCTTGCATTTTTGATTAGAACTGCAATAACTGCAGCAAAATTGTCCTCAATAGACATGATGTGGCTGCTTCTGTAGGACAGCCTCACTGACAAAATGCTCTAGCAGGTTGCCAAAGTAAATTCTGCTGTAAGGTCATCCACTAACTCCTTGGCTGGGGCTTCAGAATTCTCAGGGTGTTGCAGCTGAGAATTTCAAAACTTCAGTCTGATTATTCTAGTCCTTCTTGTtcttacataaatatttttaggtTCAGAAAAATAGGTCCCTCAGCTTAGGGTAGTCCAGCTGAATTGGCTTGCTCAATTACATTTTATGTGAgtttttttgaaattaaagcAGCAGTTGTTAAGGTTAAATATGCAGGAGTATTCTGGGAACAGACAGGGAACacttaaaaagcagcaaagcaatATGAAAGCATGGTGTCACCTCTTCTCAATAAGAGGCCCTTTGGGAAGAAATGGCTACCACAGGAGAGCAGCTGAATAACTTCTGGGAGATAAGGAGAAGATGGGAAAAGAGCTCAAATGGAGTAAAATAGTTTGTTTAGTGtctttgtggggttttgtttgttgtgcTGACTTAGTTTTTAACCATCCATTTGAAATCCCTGTTTTAAAGAAGCTATAAGTAACTAACAAACCTCTTCCATACTTGGAAAGGCAGGATCTGCTCTGATAGCCAAGACCTGGTGACACTTTCCACtcatttttaatacaaaataacTGCTTTGTATGTTTTTGAGGATAGGAATGGTTAAAATTGAACAGATAATGGTCTCCTGGACCCGCTGCTGATCTCACTCCTTGCTGTGTCCACAGAGCCATtaccagctgcagctgtgccctggtgcAGATTGCCCCATGGTCATACAGGTACAAGAGCCAAAGGCCCGGCGGGTGCAGTGCAATCGTTGCAATGAGGTCTTCTGGTAAGAAACAGAGAAGGTTACAGATCACAGGGAAAGCCTGTGCTGTCCTCAGGGCCAGTCCTTTTGCTTGCCAACAGTTTGGGTGTGTAGAAGGATCTGAAAGGCCTTGCTAGAGTTGTTTGTAACTTGAGTTAGCCTGAGTAATTGGACACTTGTGATCTGACTTCTGCAGGTGGTCAGACGTCCCCTTGCTTCCTAAACTCCTGGGAACTTGGGTGTTCTGACAATGAGAGAGCACAGCTTGAGTAACCAAGGGGTTACAAATCTACCAGTCTCACATTTTGGCTAGGTTAAAAATTTTCCTACAGAGACAGTAGTTAATATAGATTCTGGTAGTAAACATGAAGTTCTTGTTGCTCTCTGCTGGTATTGAGTTTTTAAGTTTGTTTGAGACCCAGCTTTCTGGTATCTCCATGCAAATGGCCCAGGGTATAAGCAAGTATTGTCAAGTTATGCTAATACAGGTGCCTGATATCTGCCACTGGAGTCAGGCTACTTGTAAGTGACTGGCCCACCCCAGAATTCTGTAGTCATGTTAGAGGAGACATAGGTGGGCTCTAGGAAGGGACAAGTCAGCCCTCAGACACATGATTTGTCAGGTGTGAGTTCACTTCCATCCTCACTCTGCCTTTACAGAAGGGGGAACTGGAGTTCAATTTTGGTCTTCACACTCTACTAACAGACAGGAGCATTTCCATCCCTTACTGGGCCCCCAGATTTTGGTCAGGAAAACCTCAATCCTTGAGTCATTTCCGTAGAAATTgatatgttttttttctttttttctccccgtTTTAAGCTTTAAGTGTCGGCAGATGTACCACGCACCCACAGACTGCGCTACCATTCGGAAATGGCTCACCAAGTGTGCAGATGACTCTGAAACAGCCAACTACATCAGTGCTCACACTAAAGATGTAAGGATGCATGTTATTTCTTGTCCTCTAGCCCTGTCTGGAAGCCAGGATAGAATTCTATACACACATAGCATTGTGTTCTTTTTTTGCAGACTGCAAATCCTTACAGCTCCCTAGGGACTGTCAAGAAGCTTCTGTCAGAAGCTCCTGTCATATGTGAGCTAATTACATCCCTATGGCAGTGGTGTAACTCAGCTGAATGCCTTGGGAAAGCTTTGTGTGGGAGGCTCAGTGCCCTCCTGCAGTAAGGACCTGGTGGTCCTTATTCCAGACCTGGTGTGAATGTCTGACTGCCAAGTGTGCTGTCCTCCCACAGGCAAAAGAATTGTGGGTACTTTGAAATGATCAGTGGAGATGTATTTAAAATGGAAGGAGAGGCTGTGCAAAGTCAGTCTCGAATAAGGCAGCAGTGGTGTTTAAGCCTGCAAAACTTTGTGCTGTACTGTGAGCTGGAGGGCAAGGGAAAAAGTCTTGATTTGGCAAAGACTGCAAAATGGAGCAGTTGAAGTCTGTAAATTAGATATTGCAGTACTTCTAGTAGGTTTAGACCGCAAGACAAAGAAATAGTATTACATACTGTGCACACTAGCCTACCTACTATAGAATTGTTGTATAAATGTACTATCTTTATCCTCTAAATTACCTGTTTGAGACTTGGAACTTTTGATGTCTTTTGGGCATTTTGTGGCCTAACTTCAAAACAGTTCTTGGCTACATTTGTGCTGCCATGACCAGTGGCAGTTGTGACAGTGGTGATTAGCTGCAAGCTTCAGTTATGTTAGGAAAGGGGGTACTTAGGTAGACCAGAGATTTCAAGCTCCCTTCTTTCTCTGGAGAAGGTGTCAGCACGTGATGGTATTGTTTCTGCTATGCTTATTTgtagaatttttattttattgagcACTATCCTGGCATACATTTTGCCCGACATGAAAATTTATACAAAGTAGCAAAGCTCACTTTCTCCTTTTTACCTATGCAGCCCAAAAAATGTATCTGGACACTCCAGGGTATCTGTGGAGTGGGGATATGTGCAGCTTTCCTGTGGTTAGGCAGATTCTCTGCAGGTAGCTGAGATATCATTTGTTAATGGCTGCTGAAGGCAGAATATAGTGACAATTATCTGTAGTCAAATGATACACTGTCATACATGAGCTAattgtgtccctgtgcctgagGAACTGCAGAGGGGTAACTCAGCAAGACCTTCAGTTTTACATGCAGTAACAACAGtaaatttgttttcttgagCAAACAGTCCAGTGCTGCAGTGCAACTTCCTGACTTTGCCTTTCTGCCATCTTTTAAGTGGAACTGTCAGGAGCTGGTGGGAAGCAGGGTGAAAATGCTAATATTCACATATGAGAATATTTCTCATACATGAAtgcatatttttaagaaaaaaaggcagagaggaaTAATCACACAAGTGCTGTCATTCTTCAGAAGGCTGCTAGAGTTGGATCTAACAATTGTGTCTGTTTCCTCAGTGTCCCAAGTGCAATATCTGTATTGAAAAGAACGGAGGCTGCAATCACATGGTGAGTAATTCCCTGAACACGTCAAACCTCCCTTGTTCtaagtggaattttttttcccacacttTCTGCTAACCAAATGCCTCTTGTCTCTTCTTTTTCAGCAATGTTCCAAATGCAAGCATGGTAAGTTTGGTTTGGAAGCTGTTTTCTCTGCAATGTTTATCAGTGGTGATGatcccttctctttttttgggATATTAAGGCAAATTGTGAACACaggctgaaatattttaagctGAACAGGATATTAATTACAGATTTATGTGtgatagctttttttttccccactggcTGTGATCTCAGCTGAGTTCTGCAATGCTGATTTGGCTTTTGCCCCTGACATGTCTATTGGATAGAGAAGTCTCCAGAATATTAACAGTGCAATCCATCTCACAGGAGAGCTTTCCatataattgtatttttaatcaGCTGAAAATTTTGTCAAACGTAGCCATTTACTCAGATCAGCTTAAGTCCTTCTGCTTAGTGATGGGAATAATGAGCTTCAGCTTAGATTAAACTGCAGGAGCTGTGAATTGTTATATGGAGCTGCAGATGTTGAACTTCTCAGTCCACTCCTGTGCAATTAGCAGCCTGAGTGTCTTTGGCCCATTGTGtggctctgttcttgcacttACCTTTTCATGGCAGAATTAATTTCTGTTGCCTTGGAGTAAGTTAATTCAGAGGGCTGAATACAACTAAGTGTACTACTAGAAACTATTGTAATATCAGAACCTTATTGGGAAGGTGATTCGAGATGACTGTCCTCTCATTTCCATTGGGATTCTTGGCAGCACTGGATGTGCTTTGATGGAGCTCTGTGACAAGGGGGAGCAGGCAAGTGCCAAGATACCATGGTGACTTAGCACTTGAGAAGGCTGATGAACTTGGGAATTACAGTTTTCACTCTCATTATCATAAGTAACACAGGAGGGATTCTTATTGTAGCAACTTAGTCtccatctttttttcctttgcagcagAACACTCACAGCCTCACTCTGAAATCAGAAAATTGCCatgttttgctatttttattattgctcTCTTTACTCTGCCTTCTTCCTATTTCAGCTGCTTCTAACTCGAAGTGTCATAAGCCACTGACATCTGACCTGGGTTGTTCCCTCCTGGAGAGAACTGAGGGCAGGCTTTCTTTTGCATTACTTAGTTCACTTTTGGATCCAATTGTTTTATTCAGACTGAGGTTTGCATGGGGCAgtgtgcccatggtggggaggGTGCAACTCACAAAAGAGACTGACAGCCTCTTCTCTAACCTGGAGTGACAGTCTGTGCAGGGTGCAAGTGCAGTTCTGCCTAGTGGTTTTGGTGTACAGGATGCAGAGCTTCAAGATTTACTTTCCATAGTTGAATGAGAGGCTATGGAATTAAAATCTTCAAGACAGGCTGGTATTTTTGGCTCACTGCTGAGTTCTGTTTTGCAAGATGATACAAAGCGTGTGTGTTTCTTGGATTAGCAGAAATATCTGAACACAGATGGGCTCTTTCTCCTgaagtttttctttctcagaggtttttttcctgtgcatcACAGTgggtttttgctgttttctgcagACTTCTGCTGGATGTGTCTGGGAGACTGGAAGACTCACGGCAGCGAGTACTACGAATGCAGTCGGTACAAAGAGAATCCTGATATTGTAAACCAGAGTCAGCAAGCACAGGCCAGGGAGGCCCTTAAGAAGTACTTGTTCTATTTTGAGAGGGTAGGAGACATCTCCTTGGCCAGAGCTGCTGTAGCCTTTTAATGCTCCCTGCCTGGTGCAAAGGTCATTGCCAGCAATCTCCGTGCAAGAAAGTGCCCAAAGAGAATCTGTGCAGTATTTTCAGGCCCTGTTGTTTTTCACTCAAAATCCTGCCCTGGAAGTCCCATCCAAACCAGTGATGTCATACTCAAAGCAATTTGTATTCACTCCTATATTCCCTTGTGCTAGAGAAAATCTGAATTACCTGTGTGCCACTGTACTATGTACCTGCAGGCTGAGTGCTGCTGCAGTAGATAGATATTGCTCCAATCATTTCCTTTCAGGACTGGGGAACTTCTGTTCCTTGCAGTACATCTTTATACAgataaaaactaaataaaatgtACCATGTTCAAAGCTCCATTGGCTGTAGCAAACTTTGTACTAAAATTTCATgtaatcacatttttaaaagttgctATCAGAGCGTGTCTGTCCACACAGCAGGCTCCATGCACCTGGCCATGCAGAGCAACTCTACAGCAGTGTCTCTAGAAGAGAATGTGGTAGATGTTAAATACTGCTGCATTTCAGTTTCCCCATTAAAATGAGTTTATTCTTCACAGCATGAGCCAAGTCCTGTAGTAAAATAAATGCCTTCATTCCTGGCTCTCCAGCCCAACAGGCTTTGGGAAATAGCCATGTTTACAATGTGCACATGGATACTGGAGTTCACTGAGCCCATGTCAAATGTTAATTTAATCTCTTGACCTTCCTGTAGAAATCCTTTCAATAGATGAATCACCATGATtacatttattatattttatttaagtcCTTTCCCCCTTGTTAGACACAAGGTCACTGTGTGACCAGAGGGCATTCCCACTCGGAGGAGCTGGGTTTGCTCCCTGTTCTTGCTGCTGTCAGTCTGTTGTCTGCAGCCTCTGCCACTTGCTACTGGAGGTGCTGCCTTGCCATTCTTTCCCACAGCATGTCTTGCCTTGCTGGACTCCTGCCCCACTCCAATTTCTGCTTGCTAGAGCTTGTGCTTTTACAGCATAGTACTCTGTTCTCAtgctggttttttcctttccctgtctCCCCATCTTTTGCAGTGGGAGAATCACAATAAAAGCCTACAGCTGGAGGCACAGACATACCAACGAATCCAGGAGAAAATCCAAGAAAGAGTTATGAACAACTTGGGAACATGGATAGATTGGCAATATCTACAGAATGCTGCAAAACTACTTGCAAAGGTGAGTAATTGTGTCTTGTTTGGCACACAAAGAGAATACATGCCAGAATGCTAAATTCATAACACCAAGTAAGGAAGGATATTTAAGAGTTCTGGTTATGTGGGACAGTACTTCTGGTGTAGGACATGAACAAACCAAAAATCATCTAGGAGTGACCTCTGTGAAATCATACTCTACAGTACACAGACCTGCACCAGTTCTTCCAAGGAAGGTGTAGGAAATTCTACCAAGAGGTCTCCAGTTGTCAGGAGGGAGCTTCTTAGCCTGTAGTGGTTGCATAAATATGACTGTGCTGACTTCCAGGACTGAGACTCCtgtctgtttctctctctcttcctcccacTCTTGGACAGTGTCGTTACACCCTGCAGTACACATATCCCTATGCCTACTACATGGAGTCTGGTCCCAGAAAGAAGCTGGTAAGATGCTCTGCTCTTTTGTTTGCTGGTAACTTTTTGGGGTATAGCTGGCAGCATGCTGGGCTGAAttccagagctgggcagtgtcTGAAATATTAGTCCTGAGTCTGAAGTAAGGACAGGATAAATAGGTGGGTTTGCACCTTTCTTCTTCACTTCAAGTCaaccagcagctctgtcctctTATACATTACATTATTTTCCCAGGGCACTTCACTGCACTTTCACTAACAAGCCATTTATCCAGAATGTTTTGAGGCTGGAAGTGTGCATTTATTTCTTGGTAAGATTTATCACAAAGCTGTGGGCCATATTTcctgtgaagagctgctggaggagagctTTTCCTTGGATCAGGGTGTagctttgctttttattcctGCTATAAGTTCCTTGCTGGCTTGGTGCATCTCATGGGCTGAAAAAGTCCAAAAACAATGTTGAAttcagggaagaattttttctttgactCAGCTGTTCCATAAAACCTGTTATAGAATCTTTCTTCATGGCATCATGTGTTCTCTAAGGCTGTGGACAGATGTTCTCTTCTGGATCAGACTGCCTGTGGAACAAgttgctgctcccagcagtggtTAATAGTCCCTTcactctgcctgcagagctACTTAGGAGACCATCTTGTGACCTGTTTATGGCAAAATAAGCTGAATTAGGAGATACTTGTCACATGCAGTGTTTTTAGGCTGACTGGGTTAATTTTGAGTGATGCAGGTTGGGGAGTACTTACACAAGAAAAGCCCAGAAGGGGTGATCCCATCTAGGTGAAGGTGGATGAGGAGGAGACAGAaacctgctctgccagcagtgCTGACAGCAGGACACATTTGTCTGCTCCTCAAGTGTAGTGAAAGTGCTCCACTAAACTAGTTTCTTATTGATGTCTCTTATTTTGCTCTTTGCAGTTTGAATACCAGCAGGCCC encodes:
- the ARIH2 gene encoding E3 ubiquitin-protein ligase ARIH2, whose amino-acid sequence is MSVDMNSQGSDSNEEDYDPNCEEEEEDEDPGDIEDYYDGVANDVEQQGADAFDPEEYQFTCLTYKESESTLNEHMASLAATLKVSHAVAKLVLVSFHWQISEILERHKSNPAQLLVEARVQPTSSKHAMVHSSHHCAVCMQFVRKENLLSLACQHQFCRSCWEQHCTVLVKDGVGVGVSCMAQDCLLRTPEDFVFPLLPSEELKDKYRRYLFRDYVESHYQLQLCPGADCPMVIQVQEPKARRVQCNRCNEVFCFKCRQMYHAPTDCATIRKWLTKCADDSETANYISAHTKDCPKCNICIEKNGGCNHMQCSKCKHDFCWMCLGDWKTHGSEYYECSRYKENPDIVNQSQQAQAREALKKYLFYFERWENHNKSLQLEAQTYQRIQEKIQERVMNNLGTWIDWQYLQNAAKLLAKCRYTLQYTYPYAYYMESGPRKKLFEYQQAQLEAEIENLSWKVERADSYDRGDLENQMHIAEQRRRTLLKDFHDT